From the genome of Vitis riparia cultivar Riparia Gloire de Montpellier isolate 1030 chromosome 2, EGFV_Vit.rip_1.0, whole genome shotgun sequence, one region includes:
- the LOC117928338 gene encoding protein phosphatase 2C 29: MGSGLSQLCPCFVPASRTAVEEPEVVFTASEPLDETLGHSFCYVRSSARFLSPTQSDRFVSPSHSLRFSPSHEPVGRARAGPPETGFKAISGASVSANTSTPRTVLQLENIYDDATDCVGGGVKGSIVNGFESTASFSALPLQPVPRGGEASGPIDRGFFMSGPIERGALSGPLDANAGSDGGRVHFSAPLNGLYVKKKRKKGISAIRKAFYRNFSEKKRPWVVPVLNFVGRKEVPAAGDGGDSEVKSESNVQWALGKAGEDRVHVVVSEEHGWLFVGIYDGFNGPDAPEFLMGNLYRAVFNELEGLFWDVEEGDPIVSGQECSNVTSENVVVVEEATNQSMESCVREVGNESNNKEIGVGHEDSNPPPTDRGSAKRVTFQPEPPEIRRRRLWEFLAEDDQEDGLDLSGSDRFAFSVDDALSVNNAGSAVSRRWLLLSKLKHGLSKHKEGHGRKLFPWRFGLEDKEKVEVDNRVEETSGSRGRKRKVGPVDHELVLKAMSRALELTELAYLDMTDKVLDQNPELALMGSCLLVVLMRDEDVYVMNVGDSRALVAQYETQEGSSSVESKGEGKNRSNIDDIVEVSTDGCEKENKVVNEDFVKGMRLTALQLSTDHSTSIEEEVIRIKNEHPDDSQCIVNDRVKGRLKVTRAFGAGFLKQPKWNDVLLEMFRNEYIGTAPYISCSPSLCYHQLCPRDQFLILSSDGLYQYLSNQEVVCEVEKFMEKFPEGDPAQHLIEELLSRAAKKAGLNFHELLDIPQGDRRKYHDDVTVMVISLEGRIWKSSGKYL; this comes from the exons ATGGGAAGCGGATTGTCGCAGCTATGCCCTTGCTTTGTGCCGGCCAGCAGGACGGCGGTCGAGGAGCCGGAGGTGGTCTTCACGGCCTCCGAGCCCCTAGATGAAACCCTAGGGCATTCTTTTTGTTATGTGCGCTCTTCCGCTAGGTTTTTGTCTCCGACGCAGTCCGATCGGTTTGTGTCGCCTAGTCACTCGCTCCGGTTCTCGCCGTCGCACGAGCCGGTGGGGAGGGCGCGGGCTGGTCCGCCGGAGACCGGGTTCAAGGCCATTTCGGGAGCTTCGGTGAGCGCTAACACGTCGACGCCGAGGACGGTTCTCCAGCTGGAGAATATTTACGATGATGCCACTGACTGCGTGGGCGGTGGCGTCAAGGGGAGTATAGTGAATGGCTTCGAGAGCACGGCGTCGTTTAGTGCTCTGCCGCTGCAGCCGGTGCCCAGGGGCGGTGAAGCTTCCGGTCCGATTGACCGCGGCTTCTTTATGTCCGGTCCGATCGAGCGAGGCGCTCTGTCCGGTCCCCTCGATGCCAACGCCGGCTCGGACGGCGGAAGAGTCCATTTCTCGGCTCCATTAAACGGACTTTATgtgaaaaagaagaggaagaagggtATTTCGGCGATTCGGAAGGCTTTTTACCGGAATTTTTCCGAGAAGAAGCGACCTTGGGTGGTGCCGGTGCTGAATTTCGTCGGCCGGAAGGAAGTTCCTGCGGCCGGAGATGGGGGCGACTCGGAGGTGAAGAGTGAGAGCAATGTTCAGTGGGCTTTAGGGAAGGCGGGGGAGGATCGGGTGCATGTGGTTGTATCCGAAGAGCATGGGTGGTTGTTTGTTGGGATTTATGATGGGTTTAACGGCCCTGATGCTCCCGAATTCTTGATGGGTAATCTCTACCGTGCTGTATTTAATGAGCTAGAAGGTTTATTTTGGGATGTTGAGGAAGGCGATCCAATAGTTTCAGGACAAGAATGTTCAAATGTAACTTCAGAAAATGTGGTCGTTGTAGAGGAAGCCACCAATCAATCGATGGAGAGCTGTGTTCGAGAGGTTGGAAATGAGTCGAATAATAAGGAAATTGGCGTCGGTCATGAAGATTCAAACCCGCCGCCTACTGATCGAGGATCAGCAAAAAGGGTGACGTTTCAACCTGAACCACCAGAGATTAGACGAAGGCGTCTATGGGAATTTCTTGCTGAGGATGATCAGGAAGATGGGCTTGATCTTTCTGGTTCAGACCGATTTGCATTTTCCGTTGATGATGCACTTAGTGTAAACAATGCAGGGTCTGCAGTAAGTAGGCGATGGTTGTTGTTGTCAAAATTGAAGCATGGGTTATCAAAGCATAAGGAGGGTCATGGTCGAAAACTATTTCCATGGAGGTTTGGTTTAGAGGATAAAGAGAAAGTTGAAGTTGATAATAGAGTAGAGGAGACGTCAGGTTCCAGAGGTAGGAAAAGGAAAGTGGGTCCTGTTGATCATGAGTTGGTATTGAAGGCAATGTCTCGGGCCTTAGAATTGACTGAGCTTGCATATTTGGACATGACAGATAAGGTTCTTGATCAGAATCCAGAGCTTGCTCTGATGGGTTCTTGTTTACTGGTTGTGCTCATGAGAGATGAGGATGTGTATGTGATGAATGTTGGTGATAGCCGAGCTCTTGTTGCACAGTATGAAACGCAAGAAGGTAGTTCTAGTGTGGAGTCTAAGGGGGAGGGGAAGAATAGGTCAAACATAGATGATATAGTTGAAGTGTCCACAGATGGctgtgagaaagaaaataaggtgGTAAATGAAGATTTTGTTAAAGGGATGCGGTTGACTGCATTGCAATTGTCCACTGATCACAGCACAAGCATTGAAGAA GAAGTCATAAGAATCAAGAATGAACACCCAGATGACAGCCAATGTATAGTCAATGATAGAGTGAAAGGTCGTCTTAAGGTCACCAGAGCATTTGGCGCTGGATTTCTCAAACAG CCCAAATGGAATGATGTTCTATTAGAAATGTTTCGGAATGAGTATATTGGCACTGCACCTTACATATCATGTTCGCCTTCCCTTTGTTATCACCAACTCTGTCCGAGAGATCAGTTTCTGATCCTCTCATCTGATGGATTATATCAGTATTTAAGCAATCAAGAAGTGGTTTGTGAGGTCGAGAAATTCATGGAGAAGTTTCCTGAAGGAGACCCTGCCCAGCATTTGATAGAGGAGCTTCTTTCCCGTGCTGCAAAGAAAGCTG GGTTGAATTTCCATGAATTGCTGGACATCCCACAAGGAGACCGCCGGAAGTACCATGATGATGTCACTGTCATGGTGATCTCCCTAGAAGGGAGAATTTGGAAATCATCTGGGAAATACCTCTGA
- the LOC117928347 gene encoding pentatricopeptide repeat-containing protein At5g46580, chloroplastic, producing the protein MGSATLCTGVDVHFSIPHPSHTTKYPNLFSKSTKFSSNTFTIRCNSSSRSPPKPKPKPKPTSSDSEQTNHQNPSLSEQLKPLSKTILTGDHSGQTHLASKPKSTWINPTKPKPSVLSLQRHKRHNYSYNPQIRDLKLFAKKINESESSDESEFLAVLEQIPHPPTRDNALLLLNSLKPWPKTYLFFNWIKTQNLFPMETIFYNVTMKSLRFGRQFQLIEELANEMISTGVELDNITYSTIITCAKRCNLFDKAVKWFERMYKTGLMPDEVTYSAILDVYAKLGKVEEVLSLYERGRASGWKPDPIAFAVLGKMFGEAGDYDGIRYVLQEMKSLGVQPNLVVYNTLLEAMGKAGKPGLARSLFEEMVGSGVIPDAKTLTALVKIYGKARWARDALELWERMRSNGWPMDFILYNTLLSMCADLGLEEEAEKLFEDMKKSEHCRPDSWSYTAMLNIYGSGGNVDRAMQLFDEMSELGVQINVMGCTCLSQCLGRARRIDDLVKVFEVSLGRGVKPDDRLCGCLLSVVSFCEGAEDASKVLACLQQANPKLVAFVNLLEEKISFEALKEEFRGILTDTAVEARRPFCNCLIDICRNRSLHERAHELLYLGTLYGLYPGLHNRTADEWCLDVRSLSVGAAHTALEEWMGTLSKIVQREEALPEAFSANTGTGTHKFSQGLASAFASHVKKLAAPFTPSEEKAGCFVATREDLVSWVQSRILSPAAVA; encoded by the coding sequence ATGGGTTCCGCTACGCTCTGCACAGGTGTTGATGTCCATTTCAGCATTCCACATCCCTCACACACAACAAAGTACCCGAATTTGTTCTCCAAATCCACCAAATTCTCCTCCAATACATTCACCATTCGTTGCAACTCCTCTTCCAGGTCTCCTCCAAAACCGAAACCGAAACCGAAACCAACTTCATCTGATTCAGAGCAGACCAACCACCAAAACCCTTCTCTGTCTGAACAGCTCAAGCCCCTCTCCAAAACCATCCTCACCGGAGACCATTCTGGCCAAACCCATCTTGCATCCAAGCCTAAGTCCACTTGGATCAACCCCACCAAGCCCAAACCCTCTGTGCTCTCCCTCCAACGCCACAAGCGCCATAACTACTCCTACAACCCTCAGATTAGAGACCTCAAGCTCTTTGCTAAAAAGATCAATGAGTCTGAGTCCTCTGATGAAAGTGAGTTCTTGGCTGTTCTCGAACAAATCCCACATCCGCCCACTAGGGATAATGCACTTTTGCTTCTGAATAGTTTGAAGCCATGGCCAAAGACCTATCTTTTCTTCAATTGGATCAAGACCCAGAATTTGTTTCCCATGGAAACTATCTTCTATAATGTCACAATGAAGTCTTTGAGGTTTGGGAGACAGTTTCAGCTCATTGAGGAGCTTGCAAATGAAATGATAAGCACCGGTGTTGAGCTTGACAACATCACGTACTCAACCATTATCACCTGTGCCAAAAGGTGTAATTTATTTGACAAGGCTGTGAAGTGGTTTGAGAGGATGTACAAGACGGGTCTGATGCCTGACGAAGTGACCTACTCTGCCATTTTAGATGTTTACGCCAAATTGGGGAAGGTTGAGGAGGTGCTTAGTTTGTATGAAAGAGGAAGAGCTAGTGGGTGGAAGCCTGACCCAATAGCTTTTGCTGTATTGGGTAAGATGTTTGGTGAGGCTGGGGACTATGATGGCATTAGGTATGTTTTGCAAGAGATGAAGTCTCTTGGGGTGCAGCCTAATTTGGTTGTGTACAACACCCTATTAGAGGCAATGGGTAAGGCTGGAAAGCCTGGTTTGGCTAGGAGTTTGTTTGAGGAAATGGTGGGTTCCGGTGTTATCCCAGACGCCAAAACGTTAACGGCATTGGTCAAGATTTATGGCAAGGCAAGGTGGGCTAGAGACGCACTGGAATTATGGGAGAGAATGAGGTCGAATGGCTGGCCAATGGACTTTATTTTGTATAACACACTGTTGAGTATGTGCGCGGATCTTGGGTTGGAGGAGGAGGCGGAGAAGCTGTTTGAGGACATGAAGAAGTCAGAGCATTGCAGGCCGGATAGCTGGAGCTATACTGCCATGCTCAATATATATGGGAGTGGGGGTAATGTTGACAGGGCAATGCAGTTGTTCGACGAAATGTCTGAGCTTGGTGTTCAGATCAATGTCATGGGGTGCACTTGTTTGAGTCAGTGCTTGGGGAGAGCTAGGAGAATTGATGATTTGGTTAAGGTTTTTGAGGTCTCCCTGGGAAGAGGGGTTAAGCCAGATGATAGGTTGTGTGGGTGTTTGCTGTCTGTTGTGTCCTTCTGTGAGGGGGCTGAGGACGCCAGTAAAGTCCTTGCTTGTTTACAGCAAGCTAACCCGAAACTGGTTGCTTTTGTCAACCTTCTGGAAGAGAAAATTAGCTTTGAAGCCCTCAAGGAGGAATTCAGAGGCATACTCACTGACACAGCAGTTGAAGCTCGAAGACCATTCTGTAATTGTTTGATAGATATATGCCGAAACAGAAGTCTCCATGAGAGAGCCCATGAGTTGCTCTATCTGGGAACCCTGTATGGGTTGTACCCAGGTCTACATAATAGAACTGCGGACGAGTGGTGTTTGGATGTTAGATCACTGTCTGTTGGCGCAGCACACACTGCATTGGAGGAGTGGATGGGGACTCTATCCAAAATCGTCCAGCGGGAAGAGGCATTGCCGGAGGCATTTTCAGCAAACACTGGAACAGGAACTCATAAGTTCTCTCAAGGGTTGGCTAGTGCCTTTGCTTCACATGTGAAGAAACTCGCTGCACCTTTCACACCGAGTGAAGAAAAAGCTGGTTGTTTTGTGGCAACAAGAGAAGATTTAGTATCATGGGTGCAATCAAGGATTCTCTCTCCTGCCGCCGTGGCATGA
- the LOC117934129 gene encoding protein ABCI7, chloroplastic yields the protein MAATLLSPHLLLNPKLSIQTSVSKFPTPKSRSTPKIRAAFSDPFVLQIAESLEDSLSSSSTSSPPPLQKLRDASSQTVLSTPWPSRKDEPFRFTDTSLIRYSQVTPISHPPTSIAISTDTQFPNLSIVDGHIVYSLSNLSQLPTGVFVGSLSSLPSETITKRVSEFVVNFEGDLFWSLNGLGTPDMAVVYVPAGCRVEMPLHIVYYSVEGGDIGSKKLPVSNPRVFVLVEEGGEIGVIEEYVGVGENKCYWANTVTEVVIGEGAKVKHSYIQSQSLSAAHIKWTSVQQGSSSSYELIEVSTGGKLSRHNVNIQQVGPDTVTELSAFHLSVGDQTQDLHSRLVLDHPRGYSRQLHKCIVAHSLGQAVFDGNIKVNRYAQKTDAGQLTRSLLLEPRATVNVKPNLQIIADDVKCSHGAAISDLEENQLFYFLARGIDLETARKALIFSFGGDVIERLPYSSIRKKVETHIKALLEPTLKGSS from the exons ATGGCTGCTACTTTGCTTTCACCTCACCTTCTCTTAAACCCTAAACTATCCATACAAACCTCTGTTTCTAAATTCCCAACTCCCAAATCCCGCTCAACCCCCAAAATTAGGGCAGCCTTCTCCGACCCATTTGTCCTCCAGATTGCTGAAAGCCTAGAGgactctctctcttcttcttcaacctcTTCTCCACCACCTCTCCAAAAGCTCAGAGACGCCTCCTCACAAACCGTGCTTTCTACTCCATGGCCTTCTCGCAAAGACGAGCCCTTTCGCTTCACAGACACTTCCCTTATCAGATACTCCCAAGTCACCCCTATTTCACACCCACCAACTTCAATCGCCATTTCCACCGACACCCAATTTCCCAATCTCTCCATCGTGGATGGCCACATTGTATATTCTCTCTCCAATTTGTCCCAATTGCCCACTGGCGTTTTCGTAGGTTCCCTGTCGAGCCTCCCTTCTGAAACCATCACGAAAAGGGTGTCTGAATTTGTGGTCAATTTTGAAGGGGACCTGTTTTGGTCCCTCAACGGGTTGGGCACACCGGACATGGCTGTTGTGTATGTTCCGGCTGGGTGTCGCGTGGAAATGCCCCTTCATATTGTGTATTATTCCGTTGAGGGTGGGGATATCGGGTCTAAGAAGTTACCTGTGTCAAATCCAAGGGTTTTTGTCTTGGTGGAGGAGGGCGGGGAGATTGGTGTGATTGAGGAGTATGTGGGTGTAGGTGAGAACAAGTGTTATTGGGCCAATACAGTTACTGAGGTGGTGATTGGGGAAGGGGCTAAAGTGAAGCATTCTTACATTCAAAGCCAGTCTTTGAGTGCTGCTCATATCAAGTGGACTTCAGTTCAGCAG GGATCTTCTAGTTCCTATGAGCTTATAGAGGTAAGTACTGGTGGAAAATTGAGCAGGCATAATGTCAACATCCAGCAAGTCGGCCCAGATACAGTAACAGAGTTGTCAGCTTTTCACTTGTCTGTTGGTGACCAAACACAAGATCTACATAGTAGACTAGTCCTGGACCATCCACGAGGGTACTCCCGGCAACTTCACAAGTGCATTGTGGCCCATTCACTCGGACAAGCTGTATTTGATGGGAATATAAAAGTCAACAG ATACGCACAGAAGACAGATGCAGGGCAACTAACAAGAAGCCTTCTTCTTGAGCCTCGGGCAACTGTAAATGTCAAACCCAACCTCCAAATCATTGCTGATGATGTCAAGTGTTCCCATGGAGCTGCAATTAGTGACCTGGAAGAAAACCAACTTTTCTACTTCTTGGCGCGTGGTATTGATTTAGAGACTGCTAGAAAGGCTCTCATCTTCTCCTTTGGAGGTGACGTTATAGAGCGTTTGCCTTATTCCTCGATCCGGAAGAAAGTAGAGACTCATATCAAAGCACTGTTGGAACCCACACTTAAAGGTTCCTCATGA